Genomic segment of Synechococcus sp. A18-25c:
CAGGATCAACACCCATCACACGTTCAGACATCAGACCAACCGTGCCTGCCACGCGATAGCAATACAACTTGAGCTCTTCAAATGTGGAATAACGCGTCCACTTGAGGTCCATTCGCATCCCTTCAATCATGTCGAGATAGGGCTGCAAAGGCTGATCAAAACGCTGGATCGTATCGACCATGACTTGATCGAGCCAATTCACTGCTTGACCATCAAAAACAGACCGCGTGTGACGTTCCCACTGGTCCAGAAGACTGAGCAGTTCATCCCGAGGCTTGCTCATCGCTTCAGGACTATCCATGATTTCATCCGTTCGACGACACCAGACGTAAATTGCCCAAATAGCCCGCCGCTTGTCAGGTGGCATGAGCATGGTCCCGAGGTAAAAGGTCTTCGCCCATTCCTCGGTTTCGCAACGACAACGCTCGTAAGCCTCATCCAACGGGATAAGACCGTTTTCGGCCACCACCATTGAAACGGATGAAGCCGAGACCATGGTCAAGCTCCCCTCTGATGGCGACGCTGACGCATCAGGCGTGCTCGCTCTGAAAGCGTCTTAAAAGCAGGATCGTTAGTGATGGCTTTGACCTGTGTCGCGACGGATTGGCGGCTGATTTTAACCTCTAACTTCTTGATTGTCTCATGCAATGCAGAATCTTTCTCCAAAAGGAGCGAGGACATGGACGCGAAATGCTGACGGAGCCTTTCCAGTGTGACCTCATTATCAACAGAAGTCGACAGCTCTGAAGCAAGCTTCTGTGCTGCAATCAACTGCGCGCGAATAGTCGCTTGAGTGGCCTTTAAATGTTCATAAAGAGCAAGATCTTCGTCATATCTAAATTTTTTATCAAGCGAAGTTCCAACTCGGGCACGCAAAAGCGTGAGGTTACAAGGTTTCGGCAGGTAGTCTTCTGCACCATATTCAACACACTCCACAACAACATCAATATCTTCCAAACCAGAAATCATGATAACTGGAATCTGAGCAGTGGCAGAAGCTCCTTTAAGCAAACGCAGCACTTCACTACCGTCAATACCTGGCATTTGAATATCCAATAGCACCAGATCAAAAGGTTGATCTGTGGCTTTGTCGAGTGCAACTTCTCCACATTCTGCAGTCGACACGATGTGGCCATCTCTTGAAAGGGTTTGAACAAGCAAGTCGCGATTGTATGGGTCATCATCAACAACAAGAATTCGACCTTTTCGCAATTGATGGGTAGGCTTCCGTTCATCATGCTGACGACGCGATGATTCAGTTTTCAACTGAATGACTGATGTCGAAGAATCACGCTTGGCTTCATGACGCTCACTTTGCAATTCAGATTCCGTTAATCGACTACGAATCATCTCAAGCAAGACACGTGCAGATGTTCCGATCTTGGCCAGATCATCAGGATCGATCGATTCTCCTGCCTCGAGCTCCTCAGTCAACAGCTCGCTGTAGCCAACAATTTGATTAATCGGGTTATAGAGATCGTGACGAAGAAGCTTATATTCGACGTTCTCCTTAGCACTTGGATCAGCAGCCATCAGACATTACCTCCGAGAAGCGATTGGATTTTTTCAAGAAGTCGCGACAAATCAATCGGCTTCGTATCAAAATCATCACAGCCAGCATCAAGACATCGCTTCCGATCTTCTGCCATTGCATGGGCAGTTAAAGCAATCACAGGAATTGACTTGGTCGCATCGTCAGACTTGATCGCCCGCGTCGCATCGTATCCATCAATCACGGGCAGGCCAATATCCATCAAAACCAGATCAGGCATAAGCGCTTTGGCTTTGTCAACGGCTTCTTGACCATCCAATGCGAATTGCACTTCGAAGCCCTTCCGAGTGAGCCGCCGCGACAACATGTCGCGATTCAGTTCGTTGTCCTCAACAAGAAGAATGGTCGTCATTGCTCCTAGTCGTCCTCCAAAGAGAGTGCCATCAATTCTTCAATTGAGGAAAGCATTACATCAACGTTCGATCCACTGACAGTCAGCCAACGTGATCCAACTGCCTCAAGCCGCTGCAAGGTGTCAGAATCAAGAGGATTATCCGAGATTGCCACAAGAGGAAGGGCCTTGGGGTCAAATTTGACACGAATCGATTCAATGGCCTGCATCGACTTCGTTGCGTCACCAGAGAGGTCAACAATCAGTAAATGAGGGGTGTCGTCTGAGATTTCAGACAGCAAACGA
This window contains:
- a CDS encoding phytoene synthase, which translates into the protein MVSASSVSMVVAENGLIPLDEAYERCRCETEEWAKTFYLGTMLMPPDKRRAIWAIYVWCRRTDEIMDSPEAMSKPRDELLSLLDQWERHTRSVFDGQAVNWLDQVMVDTIQRFDQPLQPYLDMIEGMRMDLKWTRYSTFEELKLYCYRVAGTVGLMSERVMGVDPGYTSAPWSTGANTSGAAVALGIANQLTNILRDVGEDRHRGRIYLPLEDLQQFGYTEDDLFNGVVNDSWKKLMAFQIDRARQWFRQSEEGVRFLAPDARWPVWTSLRLYRGILSRIEQNQYDVFNHRAYVPKYRKLIDLPFSFLLSQSQ
- a CDS encoding response regulator, with product MAADPSAKENVEYKLLRHDLYNPINQIVGYSELLTEELEAGESIDPDDLAKIGTSARVLLEMIRSRLTESELQSERHEAKRDSSTSVIQLKTESSRRQHDERKPTHQLRKGRILVVDDDPYNRDLLVQTLSRDGHIVSTAECGEVALDKATDQPFDLVLLDIQMPGIDGSEVLRLLKGASATAQIPVIMISGLEDIDVVVECVEYGAEDYLPKPCNLTLLRARVGTSLDKKFRYDEDLALYEHLKATQATIRAQLIAAQKLASELSTSVDNEVTLERLRQHFASMSSLLLEKDSALHETIKKLEVKISRQSVATQVKAITNDPAFKTLSERARLMRQRRHQRGA
- a CDS encoding response regulator, giving the protein MTTILLVEDNELNRDMLSRRLTRKGFEVQFALDGQEAVDKAKALMPDLVLMDIGLPVIDGYDATRAIKSDDATKSIPVIALTAHAMAEDRKRCLDAGCDDFDTKPIDLSRLLEKIQSLLGGNV